The genomic segment CTATAACCTGCTATGCCATTTAATCTGCATGCCAGGCACCAATCACTGACCCACTCATATCAAGCGGGAGGACCATGTGCTAACTAAGCCACTAAGCATGGGCATCATTTTGGACCAGTCCGAAATGGACACACATGGGTTGGGCTTTGGATAACAGAAGCAAATCACATTTTTCGTGTTTTCATGTTttcatgttttctttctttttctttctttctttctttctttctttctttctttctttctttctttctttctttctttctttctttctttctttctgcaaacttaatttAAACTTTAGAATGATAATAACTCAATATAACAAGTTGTAATCTAATTCCCATTGTCAAATTTCCCATGTCCTTGTAATGTTCACGTATTAATGTGTACCTAATTCTTATCTCAAAttaggatttttaaaaaattgtttccTAATCTTTTGACCATTATGTGAAATAATTATATGTTTGTTAAGTATTTTACTACCCAGTTTCAGTTTTGGTTTGAAATACCAGTTTGCTTCGTTTACTACCATGAGTGGACTTCTAACAAAATGCTGTGTACTTGTCCCCTCTTCGTTTTTAATCTACAGAGGAGAAGCCCAAGTTCAAGTAAGTAGCCAAATCCACATTCAGTATCACTGTGAATGCAGGAAGCAAAGAGTAATACTTTAAACTCAGTTCTGGAATTTACACAGGAATTTTATTATATACAAATGCATTTATTAATAGCTTAACCTTAACCTgaattgatatatatatatttttatatttttttaaccaAAGGCCAACTGCACCCAGGATCCCTGAGGGTGACAAAGTGGACTTTGATGTAAGTGATCTTCACTTATATTCAAACAGCAGAACTATGTTTTTGCAGCTAGAATCTGGTGGCATTTTTTTTATATTGAGTGAAACAAGGATTTGCATGTCTACCAAACAGGACATCCAGAAGAAGCGTCAGAACAAGGATCTCCTGGAACTGCAGGCGCTGATCGATGCTCACTTTGAGCagaggaagaaggaggaggaggagctcatCGCTCTCAAGGAGAGAATTGTGAGCGAatttgaatgtgattgaaaattaCAATAATTTAAACGCCTTGATATTAGGTGACTCATAGATCAGGACCAGAGTAGCACATGTCTGTTTGTGGTGTGTTCATTAACAGGAGAAGCGCAGGGCTGAAAGGGCAGATCAGCAAAGGATCATGGCTGAGAAGGAGAAGGAGCGCCAGGCAAAGCGTGAGGTATGTTTGACCCACCAGTATTTCTCCTTCACACACTCATGCCATCTAATCCAAAATACTTGcttgcttacttacttacttacttacttacttacttacttacttgcttGTGGCTTCAACAGGAAGAAAAACAGAGAAGGGAAGAGGCTGATGCCAAGAAAAGGGCTGAGGAGGACGCTAAGAAGAAGTCAGCCCTGACCAGCATGGGCTCCCAGTTCAGCAGCTACCTGCAGAAGGTGATTTTGTCCTGTCTTTTCCTGTTCTGCcacatacagtagtgcttgaaagtttgtgaatccttgagaattttctatatttctgcataaatatgatctaaaacaccatcagattttcacacaagtcctaaaagtagataaagagaacccagttaaacaaatgagacaaaaatattatacttggtcatttacttattgaggaaaatgatccaatattacatatctgtgagggcaaaagtatgtgaacctctaggattagcagttaatttgaaggtgaaattagagtcaggtgttttcaatcaatgggatgacaatcaggtgtgagtgggcaccctgttttatttaaagaacagggatctatcaaagtctgatcttcacaacacatgtttgtggaagtgtatcatggcatgaacaaagaagatttctgaggacctcaggaaaagcgttgttgatgctcatcaggctagaaaaggttacaaaaccatctctaaagagtttggactccaccaatccacagtcagacagattgtgtacaaatgaaggaaattcaagaccattgttaccctccccaggagtggtcgaccaacaaagatcactccaagagcaaggtgtgtaatagtcggcaaggtcacaaaggaccccaggttaacttctaagcaactgaaggcctctctcaccttggctaatgttaatgttcatgagtccaccatcaggagaacagtgaacaacaatggtgtgcatggcagggttggaaggagaaagccactgctctccaaaaagaacattgctgctcatctgcagtttgctaaagatcacatggacaagccagaaggctattggaaaaatgttttgtggatggatgagaccaaaataaaactttttggtttaaatgagaagcgttatgtttggagaaaggaaaacactgcattccagcataagaaccttatcccatctgtgaaacatggtggtggtagcatcatggtttgggcctggtttgctgcatctgggccaggacggcttgccatcattgaccgaacaatgaattctgaattataccagcgaattctaaattcatgaaccgaatctcaagagaaggtgggtcatgcagcaagacaacgaccctaagcacacaagtcgttctaccaaggaatggttaaagaagaataaagttaatgttttggaatggccaagtcaatgtcctgaccttaatccaatggaaatgttgtggaaggacctgaagcgagcagttcatgtgaggaaacccaccaacatcccagagttgaagctgttctgaatggaggaatgggctaaaattcctccaagccggtgtgcaggactgagcaacagttaccagaaatgtttagttgcagttattgctgcacaaagggatcacaccagatactgaaagccaaggttcacatacttttgccactcacagatatgtaatattggataattttcctcaataaataaatgaccaagtaaaatattttgtctcttttgtttaattggattctctttatctacttttaggatctttagcaaactgcagacgagcagcaatgttctttttggagagcagtggcttactccttgcaaccctgccatgcacaccattgttgttcagtgttctcctgatggtggactcatgaacattaacattagccaatgtgagagaggccttcaggtgcttagaagttaccctggggtcctttgtgacctcgccgactattacacgccttgctcttggagtgatctttgttggtcgaccactcctggggagggtaacaatggtcttgaatttcctccatttatacacagtctgtctgactgtggattggtggagtccaaactctttagagatggttttgtaaccttttccagcctgatgagcatcaacaacgctttttctgaggtcttcagaaatctcctttgttcgtgccatgatacacttccacaaacatgtgttgtgaagatcagactttgatagatccctgttctttaaataaaacagggtgcccactcacacctgattgtcatcccattgattgaaaacacctgactctaatttcaccttcaaattaactgctcatcctagaggttcacatacttttgccactcacagatatgtaatattggatcattttcctcaataaataaataaccaaatataatatttttgtctcgtttgtttaactgggttctctttatctacttttaggacttgtgtgaaaatctgatgatgttttaggtcatatttatgcagaagtatataaaattctaaagggttcacaaactttcaagcaccactgtagagcactTTCCAATGTGTGTGTACTAAATCTTAGCTTTGGGTATAAATTCCAGGCTGACTCCAAGAGAGgcaagaaacagacagagagagaaaagaagaggAAGATCCTGGCAGAGAGACGTAAGCCACTCAACATTGACCACCTCAATGAGGACAAGCTGAGGTAAGCTGTACTGCAGTATGAATTTGAGCTAGTAGAGCCAGCAGATGGCGCTGTAAGATGTAACCTCACTGATGTGTCACAGAGATAAAGCCAAGGAGCTGTTTGAATGGATGAAGACCCTGGAGTCTGAGAAGTTTGACCATATGGAGAGGCTGAAGAAACAGAAATATGAGGTAGTAAATTTACATATTGAAGTTAAACCATCATacaatagttattattattattcacaggcAGAATAGATACAGTTAGAGGTGTTTTCAGTAAATCATGGTCAAGAAGTTCTACCTGAGATCTATATAAACCCGACTTCAATCTCCTCCAGGTTACAACACTGCGTAAGAGAGTGGAGGAGCTGAGTAAATTGTAAGTTGTTACAGGTTTAGTTGGCGCTACCTGCTGAGCATGCCCTGTGTCAGCTTGTTCAGTACATTTACAGGGCAGAAGCGAAAGAGACAAACAGGTGACCCGCAAGGTCTTTATTTCCTTTTATTGTATGAGCACATgaaccattcatttggtttgtagGGGAAATCAAAATCAGGTAATCAGGACCATAAGTCTTGAAAGATAACACTATAACAGGACCAAAGCACTTCCTCCCCAAACAACATGGACAATGTGTAAGTAAATACATCAAGCTATAATTAAGATGTTACAGTATGTAGTATCATGTCATCCTGATTGACCAGACCTTGTCAAGAGAGCTGGACATATCCAGGTGAGAGCCGGTTCCCCCTCTGCTAATGCTTTCATGCTTGTTAAAATGTGTTGATGTGTTGTTTACAGATTCTCTCACTCAGAAATCGCATTGATGAACTCCAGAAACAGTAAGTTTAGTAAAATGACACCTATGAGTCTGCAATATCACATAAAATTTCCAGTGGTGGTTCTAGGCGGAGTCCAAGGAGGACCAGTGTCGCTATAACAGCAAGGACAGACCTTCCTTTGGGAAATCCATTAAATGACCATTAAATGAAAGATGAGAAATAGCCTAGTTATTTGTGGAACATAAAAATCCAACATGTGTAAATAGATGGGGCATTTACTGTGAACGTAAAGCCACAGAAACCCAAAAGCTACGAAAGGTATTGTTTTAAAACTTTAAATGCCAATTCACTCCTTTTTTAGCTGTATTTCAATAACAGTCAAGTTTTGGAAATTATGAAGCGAGCTAACAATTTGTTGATTGTTATATGTGAGTAACATAAGTTTCTATCTAGCTTACCAACTTGCTTTATTTCACGTGCATTTTTCTTTGCTTAGTGGAGCAACAGTATGGACTAAACGCTCCCTCCAACAGAGTGACTGGTCCTCAGTTGGACCCCAAGCTGAGATTGTGTAGAACCGCCACTGCCCATCCCATTCCATCTCATCccaatccatctcatctcattctattctattcagccATATAATTTTACATAATTTTGATGCTATGCATGGCAGAATAACTAGCATTTCACCATTTTTATGAAAAATATACATTCAACTTTCATTTATACATTACACATACATTAACTTATAATAGCTTCACCACATGTTTCAAGCACACATTCTTTCCTCCAAATACCCTCTTGTCTCTGGTATGATTAACCAATAACTCCCAACATCTCTGGACACCTACGTAATTTCTCTCAGTCAAAGAGAAATTACTGCCTTGTGTTTCAAGACAAATTTATTTCAAGTCTATTGCTTGACTTGACATAAATTTACAAAGGTAAGTGATGCCTGTTGTGACTGGGCATGTAGCATGCGGTATAATCTGAACACGTTGTAGTTAATCAAAAGTGCCTTGAACGTCTTCATATTTAAAGCCATATTCTGGCTCATAAAATGATTGCTATAGCTGGCATATGAACAGGTAGTAGTAGAAGTAGACTGTCTGACTTTGCTTGTTCCTGGCAATTGTCACATTACAGCAGCAAGAAGGGAGCTGCCGCCCGCCGCAGGAAGTAAGTGGACCGTTCCACAATCCTTAGCCAGCCCATGGCTGATGGACAGATGGAGATTACTGTGCAGTCCACTAAAAAATGACCATCCACCAGCTACAGTGACAATGCTATCTGTAGTTTTAGTAGTTACAGGTCTTCTAAGTAGCTACTCTGCAGGACTCTGTAATAATAGCTGTTCAACACTCGCACTTCCTTGTCTTGGACCGCTGTTTGGTTCTCAATTTTTTTCATGTAAATAAAGTGTTACTCTAAAGCCACTGTCAGTAGGGGTGCTGTTTTTTTTGTCATTCATTGGCCCTGTCATTTACAGTTATTTTCATTACCCAAAGGCCTACTAGTCTTTTGCAACAGAGAAAAAATGCATACAGTAAAGAGCATTATCACCATGAAACCTGCTTCTAGAAAaacatcatccatccattcattattcataactgcttatcctgtacagggctgcgggcaagctggagcctatcccagctgactatgggtgagaggcagggtacaacctggacaagtcaccaggtcatcgcaggactaacacatacagacaaacaaccattcacactcatggtaaatttagagccaccatttaacctaacctgcatatctttggactgtgggggaaaccggagcacccggaggaaacccacgcagacacagggagaacatgcaaactccacatataaaggcccccattggccactgggcttgaacccagaaccttcttgctgtgacgcaacagtgctaaccactacacctcaggGGGATCATAGAGAATACATTTATAAAAACCTAGTAATTGTTTGGAACCTTTTCCTGACAATGATGAATGCCATTTCCATTCAGCATTGCATAAGGTCAAATGAACTGACTAGAAAATTTCCTACAATGTCTCCATGCAAACTCTCTTGGTGTCCTGAGGGCCACCATCTGAATCTTCATTCTTTTTCAGCAACTGCTTTATCCCAGTCAGGACCAAGGCTCCAGAGTCTTTCCTGGGAACACTAGGTATGAGACACCATAAATAGGATGCAGTTGTCAGTTGTCTAACTCTGTTTCACACTAGTGAGTGACAAGTCGCCTGTAACACTTACAGTTTGTCTCTTGTATAGGCATTGAATAAGCACCactgttgtctcttgtgggcatGTAGTGTCTGCCTAGCGTTTTCAGTTTTGATGAGAAAGGGGAGCAGCCATAATGTATAGCTTACAATGAAACATCATGTATTGTTCAACTCATTCATTCTCACAAGTGGATTAATCAAAATTTGATGTGAGAAATACGACTTAGATAATTTtgataaagacaaaaaaaaaaatctaaaaaatatTGACAAACAGTAAAGATCTTCCAGGAGATCTCAATACCCATCTTACTATTAAAGCAGGCTACATGCAGCTAAATTGTCAGCGGAATGAGTTGAATGTAGGATATTTTATGTTGCATTTTAACaaattggattaaaaaaaaagaaactagaTAGAAATATTTTAAATTTCAGATAAGAAGGCAAATCTGCATGACAAGGACTAATCATTAGGGACTACTGTAGCTGCATTGTGTAAAACATGTTGTATTGTGGGTAATTGCGTAGATTGCAGTGACATAAGTGAAAACAACACACATGCTttttcttgggcggcacggtggtgtagtggttagcgctgttgcctcacagcaagaaggtcctgggttcgagccccgtggctggcgagggcctttctgtgtggagtttgcatgttctccccgtgtccgcgtgggtttcctccgggtactccagtttcccccacagtccaaagacatgcaggttaggttaactggtgactctaaattgaccgtaggtgtgaatggttgtctgtgtctatgtgtcagccctatgatgacctggcgacttgtccagggtgtaccccgcctttcgcccgtagtcagctgggataggctccagcttgcctgcgaccctgtagaaggataaagcggctagagataatgagatgagaattatcaTACATGTTTGATGTACTTGGCTTTTTTCACTATCTTTATTATCTCTGCCACCCTTCTGAATAGGCGATGCTATTACATTATCTGATATACTGCATGGTTAAAAGTATGTGGACGCCTGATCATCACACCTGTATGTGCTTTTTGAATATCCCATTTCAAATTTATTCCccctttactgttataataacttccagtcttctgtgaaggctttccactagatttggaGAATGGCTGCGGAGATTTATGTTCATTCAGTCACAAGAACATTCATGAGGTCAGGTACTAATGTAGGGCGAGGAAGCCTGTGGTGCTGTGAGTGCCTAGTTTGCCTTATATCTTACTGATGTTTGTCACCATAAGTTAATACCATGGCTGACACTGAAATTGAAATCACACaagataaaataaataatgaGAATAAGTATACAATAAATTAACTTTGAGAACTTGCTACGTCAGTGATGAGAAGCATGTAGTGTATAAGATAGAAGAAGaatcacccatccatccattatctgtagccacttatcctgttctacagggtcgcaggcaagctggagcctatcccagctgactacgggcgaaaggcggggtacaccctggacaagtcgccaggtcatcacagggctgacacatagacacagacaaccattcacactcacattcactcctacggtcaatttagagccaccagttaacctaacctgcatgtctttggactgtcgtggaaaccagagcacccggaggaaacccacacagacacggggagaacatgcaaactccacacagaaaggccctcgtcgccgctgggctcgaacccagaaccttcttgctgtgaggcgacagcaactgctaaccactacaccaccgtgccacccagaagaAGGACCAGAAGACCAGAAACATcagaaaactagatagaacttgacgccaatggcgtcgatggggatgcctccgcctggtagaccacacgccttattaagttgtgatttggggatggacatttgacctcacagtaatcttgacctggtgaaattacttgtatcagccttggagatattgtgttcacaaggtttctggacagacatttgacctcacagtgaccctgaccttagaccttttgatctcaaaatctaatcagttcatgtttgtcccaaagcgcacaaatggtgaaagtttggtgaaattcctttcattagcctttgagatatcgcgttcacaaggtttcgggacggacgcacggacagacggacaatccgaaaacataatgcctcctgacctgcaccttacagtggcggaggcataagGATGTGTGATGTGCGATGTGTGTACACCAGGGGGCGCTGCTGCTCTATCTAGTTTCCTCGACCGTGCCACCTctgcttgtttatttatttactgatttttttaaacttatttgcaagtttgtttgattgtttttctGAGTGCATTTGCAAAATGTCATTTTACATTTACATTCATGCACTAATACCACAGACACATTTCAGAACAACCTAAAAGTGAGACTCAGTTCCAGAAGTGCTCCAGATGTGAGATCGAAACTCCTCGCAATTAATAAAAGGGAACGGAAACTCTCGTTCATGGCAGAAACAACAgaatattaaattgtagaaaagtcaaACACGCACAGAGTCACTGAAATGCTTTTATATCAACTTGAAAGAGCACATGAGAGATTTCCTAGGAGTAGGTTGTATCTGCGTGGAAAAGATACAGTATCTTGAATTTATAgtttatatgtaaataatttataaaTGAACCAAAATTATATGCAAATGATTTGAACTATCgagtatattatttacatttgcaCGTTTAAAGATATTATTTACATTTGCACGTTTAAAGATATGAtcatttatcacacacacacacacacacacacacacacacacacacacacacacacacacacacacacacacacacacacaattgttaAGAGTATAGGCTACATTATTAGATTATATCGCCTACATTAAGCTGCATGAAAAtatgtttataacatcaacaatttCCACTTCTGAAAAATCAGACAAAACATTATAATCCCAAAGTCTCTGCATAAAATGACAGACCAGCCAAGAGCCAGGCTTTACTTTAGAGAATATTCTGTAAAATATTGCGCCTATTTGAATATTAAGTTAAATTCAAGAGCATTATATTTGAAGATTAAATTGGATTTTGATCGTGGGGTTAATTCACAGATAATCCTGTATTAGTTACTCAAATATTTATTAACGAATTATAAATATTGTAGACAATTTGGGTCGGATAAactctggggctgatttcttatcGTTTTCAACGAAATGTCATTTTTAATTtaacttaaaacaaacaaacagacaaacaattgCGGTAAATAATAAACGGTGAGAAAATCAGAAATGAGGCGACCAATGGAGCACTGATCAGAGATCAGCAGTGTGGACAGGCCAGTTCAAATGTATCTATCATTTTAACTGAAATAACGaattatttgattttatttttttttttaaaaacatgaaatatgcaaattagatTATTTTTTAAAGCTATCTTCAAATAAACATTTTTAATGGTTGTCATAAATTATATTGACTTACATTCGTTAAATCCACTTCATTTCAAACACCATCCAAAATAAATTGAGAAAAGAAAATGACAAGCGAATATCTGTGTATAAATAATTCATATCTTTATTTATAATCGACATTCACTCGTTGAAGGTGTATAAATATAAAGTTTAACACTGGACACAACAAACGTCTCAAACAGGCAAAATTAAATACACAGTTCTGTTTGTTCATTTCTCCGTGTTTTTAACAAAACAGCTCTTATATACACATGTACAAAAATGGTCCTCTAATTTTCATATCTGCAGTGGTTATTCTCCGTAAATAATTTGGAAATTATAATAAAAGTGACAGGAAGTAGTTTCATAatagaaagaaagggaaaaaatatGGTCACATATGGCAACACTGACATTATTATATAAATAAGCTGAGTTAAGAAACTGACTTCTGTAGAGCCACAATAATAATGGAATTGGACTTttgctagaaagaaagaaagaaagaaagaaagaaagaaagaaagaaagaaagaaagaaagaaaatcaaaaggattttttcttctcttctccaACTTCTTGAgcagtttgttttgtgtttttttttttctctcttcagtTCATGACAGTAGTCCTCGTTAATGGTGACTGGTTCACTGCCCTTTGCCTTCTCCTACGTGTTGGGGATGGACTGGATGTATGGACGCGTTTCCTCTCCTCTGTTCAGAGCACTTGATAGATGGGGTCGTGGCTCGGGCCGGACGGGCTGCATGTGTTGTTTGGGGAAGGCGCGCTTGTCTCGGGCGGAGAGCCGGTGACTCCCTCACACAGCTCAGCAGCAGGGAGCGAGGAGGAAGAGGATGAGGAGGATGAGGAAGAGGAAGGAGACTCGGTGGAGATCCGCTCCACGATACTGGACAGACAATCCAAACTCGACACCACTGGGTTCTTATTACTCCTCACATCTCCTGTTCAATCCACAATTCAGAAAACTGTTAGTAACTCTTACACCATATCAaaaggctattattattattattactatttctGTATGACATAGAGGGACACTGGTGTTTACGCGTTGACCTACCATTTGGAGTTTCATTGAAGTATGAGTTGTCATAGCTGTTTCGCCTTCCAGAAGGGCGAGCAGGGCCATTAAAATCCATCTAGGAAACATGCAACATGGATCATTTTAAATTCATTATTTTAAACACCACATCACTACTATTTAAAGTAGATAACATGAATATAGTGATTTGGGGGATTTTCTGTAGCCTAATAAACGAACTGCAGATATTGTAGTGAAGCTGTTCTCACCATGCCATCTGAGCAGTTGGACCTGGGACTGGAGGCGTCTGAATCACCGCTGTATTGCTCCAGAACCGGGTAATAGTTCTCCTCTTGACTTCTGAGTAAGGCTTGGAGAGACTCGATGTAACTGATGGCGTTTCTCAGGATCTCGACCTTGGGCAGCCTCTGGTTAGG from the Neoarius graeffei isolate fNeoGra1 chromosome 2, fNeoGra1.pri, whole genome shotgun sequence genome contains:
- the tnnt3a gene encoding troponin T type 3a (skeletal, fast) encodes the protein MSDTEDVEQQEVGDEEVAEEVVDVEVAPEAAPEPEPEPEAEPEPEPEPEPEPEPVAPEPEPEPEPEPEQEAEAVVEEVFEEEEEKPKFKPTAPRIPEGDKVDFDDIQKKRQNKDLLELQALIDAHFEQRKKEEEELIALKERIEKRRAERADQQRIMAEKEKERQAKREEEKQRREEADAKKRAEEDAKKKSALTSMGSQFSSYLQKADSKRGKKQTEREKKRKILAERRKPLNIDHLNEDKLRDKAKELFEWMKTLESEKFDHMERLKKQKYEVTTLRKRVEELSKFSKKGAAARRRK
- the myod1 gene encoding myoblast determination protein 1 homolog, encoding MELSDIPFPIPSADDFYDDPCFNTSDMHFFEDLDPRLVHVGLLKSDEHNHMEDEHIRAPSGHHQAGRCLLWACKACKRKTTNADRRKAATMRERRRLSKVNDAFETLKRCTSTNPNQRLPKVEILRNAISYIESLQALLRSQEENYYPVLEQYSGDSDASSPRSNCSDGMMDFNGPARPSGRRNSYDNSYFNETPNGDVRSNKNPVVSSLDCLSSIVERISTESPSSSSSSSSSSSSLPAAELCEGVTGSPPETSAPSPNNTCSPSGPSHDPIYQVL